DNA from Brassica napus cultivar Da-Ae chromosome C4, Da-Ae, whole genome shotgun sequence:
ATTTTTttacgtcatggagcatctagctgtccacctcccatatgaggcattgctttgtggacctgtacattacggatggatgtatcagtatgaacGAGCCATGacatatttgaagggaaaagcaaagaacctcgcaaaagttgaaggttctataattgctggaagtttgacggaagaaacttctcacttcacatcgtactactttgcgtcaaaagtacgtacccggaaaagagctccaagaagatatgatgatggtggtgtcgcGCCAACAtttgcagttgctggtgttccagacatctttagccagattggacgacttggtgggaaatcaaaagATGTTTGGTGGTCgggtgaagaagacgctcatagtgcatacacctatattctactcaattgccaggatccattgatgcgttattttgaaaggtaacatatatggacacttctaaacacatataagcataaattatataattgccaaagattaattaatataaaatgtgattttacagcctatttgtttctcaagtcgaagaaataTTCCCaagtatatccacaagtgacgtagacaaaaggaaagatcaacattTTATTAAGTGGATGAAGAATCtggtattaactcaaactcttaatTTTTCAGGTCgatcaaacttttttttcatacatgatctgtatttcaacgttctctttatttttgcaggttgattatgacgacgatgcagattatcctaagtggttacacgaagtaattcaatctccacttgtaaaggtcaccaaatcacagatgtatttcacacgaggctatacttttcacacatatgagtatggtagacagcaggcgaccagtaactatggaatatgtgtgaaagaggaaacaaatttatacgggatcttgacggagattattgaagtcgaattcccaggtATATTGAaactgaaatgcgtcctcttcaaatgtgaatgcttcgaccccgtcgtcaacagaggtgttcggtttaacaaattcggtgtagttgatgtcaatggtggacgaaggtacaaaaaattctttttttgccatacatgagcaaaataaattaatttctacgttttctttatttttgcaggtacaacaaattcgagcctttcatcttagcttcacaagcagaccaagttatctTCCTTCcgtaccctcggatgagagaatcaggaataaattggttagccgtgatcaaagttacacctcgaggacgaatcgtCAGTGGAGAataaccaccattgcaagaagaacagataaatgaagtcatTGAACCTGAAcaaaaaattgatgacatccttctcattgatctgcataatcatgagtacgaagatcttaccgacgatgccacagacgaagctgttgaagacgagtttaatgaaaatgatgatgtttctagtgatgacgagaatgtcgatgtatccgattgatgtatttgtttttaataagatttattttctgacttaatgcatgtgatttgatggatttaatcatgaaaaactatttatataatttgattttgtgtaaggtaatgggagtttgtattagaaataagagattgagattataagttaaggaattttggttttagaatttggggtttggaatggaaagaatagattgaggttaaagggaagatgggtttggggtttgaaatatatgaagtagaagataaggaagatggggtttggggttttggattttaggtatttaaacataatcctcgtaattttctcgtaaaataacgacgaaataacgatgaaattaaaaaataaagaacgcaggactcgttaattccacgtaatcGGAAaccgtcgtaaagacctcgtaaccggaaaacgcgggccttgctATTTACTCGtaaaataaaaacacgggccttgctatttcctcgtaaatgaacgACCAATTAAGGACTACCattgtaatatttgaaaaaagaagagaagaaagatattgggATCACAGGTGGGAAGAAACAAGGCGAGACCTACGTAAGTCTAGCCTTGTCTCCGCCCACATGTGTTCCagtatcttcttctccttttgtttttcaactctttctaatttgagaagcaaactggtgagTAATTATCTCGGATTTGAGAAGAAAATTGGTGAgtttatctttgatttgagaagcaaactggtgagtatttataggaaatttcgaaagGTTTTACGACCAATTAGCTGCGTctctttcctcgtaaataaaaaagcgggtctcgctaattcctcgtaaatgaacGAGGACGTTACGAGGAAACCAAACACGGGCCTCGCGAGTTCCTCGTTAAAGGgaagatgggtttggggtttggaatatatgaagtagaagataaggaagatggggtttggggtttcgaatTTTAGGGATTTAAGAATAATCCTCGGAAGatggggttttgggtttcggattttagggatttaaacataatcctcgtaatttcctcgtaaaataacgaggaaataacgactaaattaaaaaataaaaaatgcgggccttgctatttcctcgtaaaataaaaacacagatcttgctatttcctcgtaattttATGTGGGCTTTACGAAGAAtcaaaacgcgggcctttgtaattcctcgtaaatttacgaggaaattacgaggataTTTATTCTCTTATATATACTCGCGAGCGCTCACACTTTCATTTCGTCTcaacttcctctccacttcgtAGAAATGGTaactctctctaatttctctctaatttgattagttcaggatagattaggtggttagtgtagggaatttagataggtttacggattttatgttaattagtgttgattatgtggttaatgtagggaatttagctagatttatagaaatttttaattatagaatttgttaatactgttgatgttaacttctaagattaaatttttttgcaggGCATTCGAAAGAACATGCTTACTCCCCATTACAGAGAGTTGTTCGGTGAgcctggtagtcgtttagacccacCTTCTTTggctcccggttcttcttcagctcccggttcttcgggtccggagactgtccccgagactcggtcttctcagagagtctctcggtcgccttcttctagtgcaccattgGTTCcacatgtgcctcctccgatggctcccctgatgcccgccgagattcatcccgatttgatggtgcctccgagtgctccttactcgcagtacactgtcgaTGACCTTCTCGGtcagccaggcagagaaggtttaccagtcatagaccccgaccgaccggacggaactttgtggtatgttacattaattatttttttaattattttaaaattcttttataacattaataaataatttattctttaaatttgtttttttcaggtttggggttgactgatgtcttgcatcggacgtaaccgacacgatcaaaggttacttctccaagccacatccgaactggaaaaaGACGCCGATCTACGTCAGAAAGAAGTGGTttaaaatttacgctgtaagttactattaattaattatatatactttaattttttcatgatttatatatatatttttttaaaactaattattaatttaattttttttacagcaaaaatatcattggtccatgggggtcaatgagagggtgaggaaagtGTTTTAcacgaaggcgaaagttcgcttgctggacacggtctccaactggaagggtgacttgATCGTGAAAGGATATGAGCGTgacaaacccgctgagctcaccacggatgtgtgggatggcctcatccgttattggcgggaTCCTGACGCCATTAGAATCTCCCAGTCTTGCTCtgcctcccgtaacacggtagaTGACCACGgccacgggccgatgcttcactctacgggccaaaaaccccacgccggtgtccgtttggaaatggtaattaaatcttttattcaattattttttaatatatatatatatattctaactttcttaaatgttttttaggccaaagagacagGACAACTCCCGTCTCTTttgcaactttacgagaggacccacaagaacaaggcgggccaatttctagatggcaagtccgagcaaatcttcaacgacttggttgctcgggttgacgaccgccagacccagcAGTCCAGCGATGGATTAcacgtcaccttatccacacttgaagtggataagatttacgaggatgtaaattttttaaaattttaattttttttattattcatttaatttaactttaaatttttactaacaatatttattttttgtttttaaggttgtccctaagaaaaagggacgtacgttggggattggttccgtcaatgATGTTctgagagcgacatcgtcttatggtaaGAGACGGGATGaggaagtcactgagctgcgtaacgagttggcctcgacaaaagCTCGTATGGGTgaagtcgagggcttcttggacgttatagcggccacaaatccggaatgagagtccatgttgaggaacataagacaacaacatcccattccaggcgagtcatccggcacacataacgaggcggatgttgcgaggaggagtgaggaattctaccaggcgatgaacgacccttagttcttttttttccggctgttgtattataaattcaaaaattatttatatataaaatttttttcgtattgatttttattttaaatttaaattttattaataaattaaataagtttaattatttttttaattatatttttaaattctgtaaaataaaaaaacgaagtaaattcgtagttAAATTACGACTTATTTACGTGgaaagtttacgaggaaatgacgaggaaggttaaacgagtattttacgaggaaatactttcgaggtatttacgtgtattttacgaggaaatactttcgagaTATTTACATGTAATTTACGAGGAACacctttcgaggtatttacgaggaaatatagcgacctccttacgtggaatgtttacgtggtctttacgacgaaatgatgtacttcgtctttacgatgAAAtgttttcctcgctaagttacggcgaattggcgaggaaatatatgttacgacgaacgagtaacgacgaaacgtgtttcctcgctaattcctcgtaaagcctcttttacgacgaactcacgaggaatACCGCCGTCGTTAAtctcatgttttcttgtagtgcatgtTTTCTCCACTTGTTTACCATGTTCCATATTTGTTTAGTTGGCAGTTATTTTCTTGACATCTTTTGTGTAGAGTGTTTTATTCAATgggatatgaaaaaaaaattgcagtAAACTTGTGTTCTTGTTCTCTTAAGTCTTTGGGACCTAACATTTGGTCAAAATGTTAGGTCCCAAAGACTTAAGAGAACAAGAACACAAGTTTACTgcaattttcttttcatatccCATTGAATAAAACACTCTTATCacttaaatacataaaaaatgtCAAGTAAATAACTGCCAACTAAACAAATATGGAACATGGTAAACAAGTGGAGAACACACGATGTCATGACTCTTGTTATGATCTTATCAGAACAGCTCATCGTTGCCTCTAAATTCTGTACCAAGTCAAGGATCATCACTGTCCCATGTGAAGCATGAATCAGTTGAACAAAGTTTTGAACGGAATAAGGCAGCCCCAGTGACTTCGAAGGAGTCCTCTAGAATGGTTTTATCAGCCCCTAGCAATATTGACGCTAACACATCAGTAAGAGAACttaataacttatttttatatattagatttctGATGATAAAAGTCTTTTTCAAATTCTCTCTTTTTGCCTCTTCTTTTTGAGCTTTTAGGGCAACCTTGGTTCTTTAAAAGACTTGCATATTTTCCTTGGTATTTTCAACAATCTTGGCATctatcttgaattttttttgtgtccATCAAATGAATTCTCGTAGTTCGTTGGGTACGTCACTAGCAGGATTTAATGCTAGGATGCCACCCAAAAAGCCAACTGTTGGTCAGAAGAAACCACTGGAGACATTAGGTTCTTCACCGCCACCACCAAGGTAATTGAGCTGCTGCCTTGATCTTTCAGTAAGGTTTTGAAAGAGGGGTTATTTACAGCTTTTCCTAAATCACTCGTTTTCTTTAGCCATTTAAAATTATACAGTTAAGAGTTTTCTTTATGTGGATTTTACAGATTAAAgaacttttctctttttttttcggttcccaaatgtaaaattataacCATTGTTGTTTTGCATGGATCAACTTGCAGCAAGAAGAAAAAAGTGGTGCAGAATTCTATGGATCAAAGTATCGAACAGCTCAATGATGTCACTGCAGTCAGTGGTGTCAATCTCAGGGTGAGCTTTGTGTTTCCTGACAGCTTCAGTTTTCACTTTAAATCTGGTTGTGTAGTACTGAATTTTGCTGTCtgcattgatttttttttttttgaatgaatgttaaatttgtattcatcaaaaaaacctTGTTACATCAAAGTGTAAACCTTAGTAAAGAAAATTCTATCCCTTAACAACTTTACTTCTAAAAGGATCTCATAGTAATCACACTCTGGTACTAAACCAATATTGAAGTGCATTCTCCATTCCCTTCCCTCTTTTTAATCTCATTAAGCTTAGCTTGCTTCTAACTCCTTTATCAATAAGCTTCTTCACCACTTCCATAGGTAAAGGCTTCTCCCCATGTCTTATCTTGTTTCTTTCCCTCCATATCGTGTGTACAATGGCTTGGAAAGCATATCTTGTACAGAATGATCTCTTCTTGTCACTATCAGACCTTGCTAGAATCACCACAACTTCCGACCAGTCCTTAGTATAAGCATCTCTCAGAATCCCCTTCATAAGATGTTCCCATAACTGAGAGGAGTAGGTACACTCAAAGAACAAATGATTACGAGATTCTCTAGCATTCTTGCAGAGAACACATTTAACATCCACACCTTGACTCCATCTCGCAATTCTGTCCATTGTCGTTAGTCTATTCAGCATAGCTAACCAAGCCATGAAAGCAAACTTAGGAGTAGCCTGCGAAAACCATATACCCCTTGCCCAATTGTTTTGTGTATAATCTTCTCTTATTAACACCCAAGTCTCCTATATTTAGAATTTCTCTCTAAACCCCGACTTACATCTCCACAGACTCACATCTTCCAAGCTTTCACACATCTTCTCTTCAACTTTAGCAAGCTCTGTTTCTATGTCAGTTAACACCACATTACgatgccttcttcttcttctgacttTAAAAACTGCTTCTTCGACTGTTGCTTCATTACCTATCCCCTTAACTATTGGACCTCTTTCTCCCAAAATCTCAAACAACACTCCTTTAGAAGACCAATTGTAATACCAAAAAGAAGTACTTCGACCATTCCCTACCTCTTTCTTGTAGTACATCTTTGCAATGTCCCTTAGCTTCAATAATTTTTTCCACATCCAAGACCCAGACTGAGTACTTACTTTCACTTCCCAAAAACATTTTCTTCTTagtaagttatttttttatccATTTTCCCCATAAAGAATCACCAGATAACAACCTCCAGATTAGCTTCAAGCCATACACCTTATTCACTTCTTTTAATGCTCTGATCCCCAAACCACCTTCACTCTTAAGCTTACAAATTTCCTTCCACGCTACCTTTGCACCCGTGCTTTTCAGTTCCGGACCTGTCCAGAGAAACGAGGCACAGAGCTGTTCCACCTCTTTTATACAACCGCTCGGTAATCTGAAGACAGCTGCCCAAAAGTTCACTATGCTCATCAACACTGCCTTGATCAGTTGCAACCTACCAGCATAAGAGAGATATCTACAGGTCCAAGTATTTATCTTGCTTCTGATTTTCTCTACTAGTGTCTTCCTCATAGCTTTTGTCAGGAGAGGCAGACCCAAATACCTAACTGGCAGAGCTCCTTCCGCAAACGGAAAATTCAGCAGTATTCTACTCTTATCTACCTCTGAAACCCCCGCCATATATATAGTTGATTTCTCAATACTGATGTTTAGACCTTAAAATTTAGCAAACTCAGCAAATACTGATAAAGCCCCCTCAATAGATTTCTTGGACCATTCCATAAAAACCATTAAATTATTTGCGAAGCAGAGATGAGTCAATGAGATTGATTGACAGCGAGGATGGAAAGTAAATTTCTTCTCAGCAACTGCTCTATCAATCTTATGGGATAAGACATTCATGCACAACACAAAGAGATAAAGAGATAGAGAGCATCCCTGTCTCAAACCCCTTGCACTTTGAAAGTAACCTGCTAGCTCCCCATTCACTTGCACCGAGAACGAAGGCGTAGAAATGCAGAGACTGATCCAGTGAATAAACTTTCCAGGGATTCCTAAAGCCGCCAAAATTCGCAACACAAAAGACCACTGCACTGAATAAAATGCCTTGGATATGTCTATCTTCATCACACACATTGAATAGATAGCTTCCTTGTGATAATCCCTTACCAACTCTGAGGCTAATAGCACATTCTCCATCAATAATCTGCCTTGAACAAATGCAGACTGATTTGCAGAAACAATCCGAGGCAGGATCACTTTGAGTCTATTTGCTAAAATCTTAGAAACTACCTTGTAGAGGACATTACAACAGGCTATGGGCCGATAGTCTCTCATCACCATAAAATTATTCTTCTTTGGGACCAGAGCAAGGATTGTAGAGTTTATCCCCTTAGGAAGAAACCCATATCTGAAGACAAATTGAACTGCAACAGTGAAGTCATGTGCAAGAATAGACCAAACCATCTTGAAAAATTCGCAAGGGAAACGATCTGGTCCTGGAGATTTGTTTGATGGCATATCAAACAGAACTTTTCGAATTTCTTCCTCTGTAACCTCTTCCTCGAGCTTCCCACAATCCTCCATTGTACACCGAAATTCAAGTAAGTTTTGTAGTTCTTCTGTAGTAGTACCTTGAAAGCTGTCAGGATTCTTATTAAGGAACTCTGAAAAGAACCGCTCTGCCTCAACCTTTATCTCCGAATACTTTGTGACTATACTACCATCCTTAGTTCCCGAATTGTGTTTTGTGCCTTACGAGATCGAATGGCATTGTGgaatgttttattattttgatccCCCACATCCAACCAATGTagtttcactacaagaaaacatattttttacgaggaCAGTATTCgaggttaattcgtcgtaaacggggggTTATGATGAATTAAcctcgaaagacgtttcgttgttaaacggccgtcgtaacggaggtttcgtcgtaaaagactcgttacgtttacgacgaaataaattcctcgtaaagcgaaaggaaaggtttcgtcgtaaaagacacGTAACGCTTCGtggtaaagcccacgtaatgcattcgatgtaaagcacacgtaaacgAATTCGTTGTAAAGCCCACGTAAACGTTTCGTTGTAAAACCCTCGCAAAAGTTttgatgttaatcactcgtaaactttcgatgtaaactccatgtaatgtttacgaggagtttacaacgattcttattatattatatataataaatttaaatttatatttaatattcaaaatttagaatattttaaattttttaaaaaaatatgaaaatgaaaaacatattttaaaaaagtattttaaagtcatacaataatatttaaattcataatacaaaccgaaatataaaaaaaactacatattctcgaagtagtcggtggggttgctcggctgttgacggtttGGATCGGACTCTTCGGGATCCcgtactggcaacccaagagcggctcgtctctcactcaacattctctgcatagtcgggtttcccaccgccatcacatctagcaaatcctcaagagagtctaaacgaatcTGCTGTCTATCCAATCGACCTTTCATCTGAGAattctcttcatcccgtcttgAAGTGTATGAcaaagttgcccttgcaacttcgttaacagagccaaTGCCGACtgtccgtcccttctttttaggagccacctataaaatgaaaacatatattaatatagttaattatgttaaaatagtaaaattaatgtaaacaaaaattttaagttgtacctcttcgaagattatGTCGACCTCTTCAGTGGTcaatgtgacgggtaatccatcgggagactgctgggttagttgcgcctcccgttcttcaatccgagcaTCCACTGCACGGAACAGTTTCTCaaatgcaggatccacaaaaacttcgtcggatgtggcgtgagtcatcttgaatagctcagacagagatggtaagactccctCCCGTCTTCTCTaactacacaaaaaaaaaattaaatactaaaatttaaattaattgaaaattttaaaataaatattaaaaacaaaacttacagcttctaaaCGGattcctgcatgaggtttttgtccggttctgtgaaccatgagcaaatgaccatctttatcttTCATTCTTCGAGAAGcagagcacgaattggccttttccATCGAAGAGGGTAGcttccaataggcgatgaggccatcccacacatccgtcgtgagctcagtgggctttccctcatacccgtagatctcccacttgtccttccaatcagagacaGTGTTGCAAAGGCGggtctttgcctttgcaacgaattccctcttcaccctctcattgattcccaaagaccaatgccacttttgctgaaacacaaaaattttgaaaaaattacaattaataataaatatttaaaaataaaaagtaatatttaaaagtgaaaatttaattaaatttaaaaatcttaccgcaaaacatttaaaccaagtGGTCTTAACGTGATCTGGTGTCAtgctccagttcggatatgccccgtcgtagtaacccttaatcgtctctgaaacgctccggctaacacggttgttagccccaaacctgaaacaaaaaaaaatttaattcctagaaaataaaaataatttaaattttaatgtaataaaaattaataacttaccaaaaCGTTTCTCGCGGTCTATcagggtctagaacatcca
Protein-coding regions in this window:
- the LOC106362518 gene encoding transcription initiation factor TFIID subunit 4b-like, producing MNSRSSLGTSLAGFNARMPPKKPTVGQKKPLETLGSSPPPPSKKKKVVQNSMDQSIEQLNDVTAVSGVNLREEEEQLFSRGKEDSCVSEASRRVVHEEEERFILQKSPLHKMLAEISWDTSFFLSLTF